Part of the Leptolyngbya sp. BL0902 genome, CATTTTGGTAGGTAAGCACCTGGCCGCTGGTAGCCACAATCGCCCGATCCGTCACCGGAGCCGTACCCGTTAGGCCGCGATAGACCTGGCACTGGGTATCGGCACAGAGTTCATAGTCGTCAATTTCAAAGCGGCGCAGGTTGCGCAGGGCATAGGTGCGGGCCAAAATCGCCTGGGCCTCGATGGCCGGAACGGGGGCACCGGGGCCAATTTCGTGGGGCACCACCCCGCGCAGGTAGGTTTCCATCGGCACCGCATTCACCAGGGTGTAGGTGCCGTAGGTGTTGGGCTGAAGCCGCAGGGTACCGCCGTAGACTCGGTTCACGGGCGTTTCCCCTGCCTGAATCACCCGCATCGTGCCGCCGCTGGATTGCAGATCCAGAGTGTCTCGGTGATAACGAAAGCCATTGGCCTCAAAGTAGGATCTTGGAATTTGGCTCAATACTCGGCTATCCAGATGCACCTCGTTGAAGCCGTTTTCCCGCAGGTTTTGCACCAACAGCCGCCGCACCAAGGGGCTGTCGTAGGCTGCGCGGTTGGCCCAGATCTCCCAGCCCCCCGGTTGGGCAATTTCCGGCTCAATGCCCCGCTCTCGCCATTGGTGGGCGCTATATTCTGCACTTTCAAAGCTGCGATGGTTGCTCAGCACCACCCGTTCCTTCAGGGTGGCCTCCGCCAGGGCCGTTGGTGTCACCCCCACCACCACCCGCGTCGTTGTCACCGTTTGAGGCTGGCCGCTGGTCTCAAACCGCAGGGTAAGCTGCTCCCCCGGCAGGGCTTCAATCACCAGGCTGTCCTGCAATTCTTCCCCAAACCGCTGCACAATCCCCACCTGAATCACCGGATTCTGCGCGGCCTGCATCGCACCGCCCCAGCCCAGCCCTAGGGAAAGGGTAATTCCACCCACAAGGCCGCTTGCCACCCCCAGCCACCGCCGCCGCCGTTGGGGTAACGCCTGCCGCCAGGACGCTCGATGCCCCGAAAACCGCCCGTGGTGTTGGTCAAACTTGCCCATCGTGAAACGTCCCCTAGGAGACGAGGGAAACAGCCTAGCTCAATTTGGCATTCTATCGCTTTGGCCCTAGGTTGGCTGTGATGAGTCTCTAGAATCATTACCGACGCCCTAGGATGGAGAAGAAGGCCCATCAACCGATTGCCATGCCGTCCCCTTTTCCCGGAATGGATCCCTACCTGGAACACCCCGAACTGTGGCCAGAGTTCCACAATCGTTTGCTGGTCGCCATTGCCGATAGCCTCGGCCCGTCCCTACGCCCCAAATATCGCGTCGCTATCGAAAAACGGGTCTACCAAGAGGGGCCGATAGATGTGCAAGTGGGCCGCCCAGATGCCTTGATTTTTCGGGGATTATCGAGGGCCGAACTTCCCCTAATGCCGTCCGCCCAGGGGCAAGTTTTGGTAGAGCCGATCATGGTTGAACTGCCCATGCCAGAGGAGGTGACAGAGCGGTTTTTAGAGATTCGTGAAGTGGGCACTGGAGCCGTAATTACGACCCTAGAAATCCTCTCGCCCAGCAACAAACGATCTGGCAAAGGACGGCAGCTTTACGAAGAAAAACGGCTCACGATTTTAGGCAGCCAAACCCACCTGGTTGAGATTGATCTGATTCGCGCCTTTGGGCCACTTCCCCTACGCGGAGCCGTCGTGACCATGCTCTACCGCATCCTCGTCAGCCGTGCCGAACAGCGCCCCCTCGCCGCCCTCTACGGCTTCAACCTGGCCGATCCGATTCCTTCCTTTCCCGTTCCTCTACAGGCCGAAGATCCCGCTATTTGGGTGGATCTCCAAAGCTTAGTCACCGAGGTTTATGACCGAGCCAGCTACGATCTCGCCATCGACTACCAGCAAGATCCTGTACCGCCGTTAGGGGCCAATGATGCCACTTGGGCAGAGGACTGGTTGCGTCAGCAGGGAATCCGATCATAAATCGCGTATTTTCATGCTGTTTACCAGCCTCTTTCCTAATTGGAGCTATCTCCCTGTCCTACGTTTTGGGGAGGTACTTGACTAGAGCTTTCATGACTTCATGGGGCTGAAATTGTAAGGGTCTGTCGGCATTGGGAGCGCTGAGGAAGTCTGTCCATTCAAAGATTTCGGCGAAACCGAGCTGGTGGAGGGCGACGACGATGGAGCTGACGGCGGGTTTGCTGCCGATGATGAGGATTTTGACGGGTTCTCGGTCGGGGTGGGGGTAGGTGTGGAGTTTGAGGGTGAGTTCTAGGTGGACGGGGTCGGGGCTGGTGAGGCGGGTGCTGTAACGGGCGGTAGGGGTTTGCATAATCTGTCAACCACTAGGACGTTGCAAGGCAATCTACCCTGCCTAAAGGTTGACTGTCAACCAGTAGGATGTGTCTTGAGGGGTAATTCTCTGAAACCATGAACACATGGGAAAAGCAGGACAGGCGCTAAAACAGGTTCTAGAGGATTACAGCATCAGCCAGTTTGCGCTGGCGGTGGCGATGGATGTGGAACGCAATAATGTTTACCGCTGGGTGAATGAGAAGCGTGACCCAACGGCGGAAACGGTGGTTGAGATTGTGAGGGCATTAAAAACGCTGAACCCTGAAGCGGCAAAGACTTTTGCTGATTTGTATTTAGGTAATGAAACCTAGCATTTGTACAAATCTCATTGTGTCCGAAATGCTGATAGTCTTGGAAAATCTTTCTACTTTCGACCAAAATCTGCGGGTATCTCACCCCATTTCTCAGTGTTCCATTTCAACACTAGATTTTCATATTCATTACTGATTAGCCAATTTAGCGCTCTATCAACTAAGTCAAATATTTCAGTATTTTGATCGTCTCTTTGTAGTGTAGTTTTGACTTTTTTGTTGATAACCCATATCATAGCTGTCTCTGAATCTGAGTAAATAGGAGTGTTCTGGCCGTTTTTATTAAGATAGGCTAGAGCATGAACAATAGCCAAAAACTCGCCAAGATTATTTGTACCATTTTGCATTGGCTTTTTATGAAAGATGACTTCACGAGTTTTGGTATGAACTCTTCTGTATTCGACTATTCCAGGATTGCCGATGCAAGAGGCATCTACGCAGATGCTATCTGAAATCACTTCCTCTGCTGGCATTATCTTCTTTTTCTTTTCTCTCCACTTGATTACTTCTGATTCTATTGGCACAATCACAGACTGTTCAATCATTCCCAGCGCAACCTCGGCTTCATATCTGCTTGTGAAAGACTTGTACACAGCACCACTGAAACTTTGAATTTGTTCTTCGCACTCTTTCCAGCTATTAAAAATACCTGTTTTCCTGCCCCGCAGCACAGCATAGTATTTCTTTGACGCCATAATTCACCCTTGAAATTAACTTATATTCCATTGTTTTCGATGCCACTCCAAATTTTCTAGATTTGGGAGAAAAATTACTTCTTTTGGCAGGAAAATTCGCTCTCCCCTAAAGTTCGCCATTTCCCGACCTTCTAACGCTGCCTCTTCCGTAAACCTATCCCACGGAATCAAAATGCGGTAGTCATCATCCACCCCAAACCAGCCGTGGTCAAAGGCCCAGTGGTGATTTTTGCAGAGGGCTAGGCCATTGGTAAAGCGATCATTACGAAACTCAGCAAACGGTTGAATATGTGCCCCATCCACAATATTCAGCCCATCCCAGCTTACAACCCGCATTTTGCAAAAAGCACAGCGTTGATCGTAGAGCTTCACCACATTGCGACGAAACGCAGCATTGCGAACAAAGATTTGGTCAGCGTCCTTCAGGTCATCCACATTGTAAGTTGCCCCACCAGAATCGAAAAGCGACTGTTGGATCGCCTCAAACTCATCGTATTTCAAGGATTCTGCAATTTCGCCACCCTTGTCAGGAAACCAGGCTTGGATCAGGATGGTCGTGAGTTCCTGGCGGCTTGTGGGATCGCACAGGAAGGCAAACAGGTCATCATCCAGGTAGGCGTATTTCACCGCAGAGCGCAGGGCTGGCAACGTGCGGATCTTTACCCTGGCCTGAATCGTGGCCTCAAAACCGGGGTTCGGCATCAGGTGCCAGAACCTATCCCCCGTGAGGTGGAAGAACGGAAGGGCAATGTTGGAATGGTGATCGCTGGAAACAAATTGATGCCAGAACTTCAGAAAGTTAGCGGTGAGTTCTGGGGAAAGGTAGATTTCGTTGCGGCTGAACTTGCCCTTCTCAAACAAATCCAGCACCGCCAGCAGCAGGATCGGCTTGTGGGGTGCCGTGCCACGGGCCTTATCCACTCGCAGCTTGGCGAACGCTTTGGCGTAGTAGGTTAAATCGTGCGTCACAACCCTGAACCTTTCGCGTCAGGCTTCTTTGAGCCTGTAGCGGGTGTCTGTCTCTTTAAGGTACCCAGGCGGATTTTGAAAATCATCCGTTTGCGAAATTTTCTTAACCTCTGCCAGCCTTCCCGGAAACCATGGCCCCACTAGGACGGCTTGAAGACTGTCGTGGCAGGGGGTGTCTTGTCAAAACTCAAACAGGTCTTTATCCATATCCCAGAGGTCTGGATCCCAGAGGTCTGGCCTGGAGAGGCTTGAAGGTGATCAGTGATCCCCTCCATCCCCTGGGATCCGATATGCGGCCTACACGCTGGCGGCTTCCCTAGCTAGGAACTTCTCCAGTTCCGTCAGGGCGTCGGCATCTACCTTGGTTTGCATGGGGCAGAATTTGGGGCCACACATGGAGCAAAACTCAGCGGTTTTGTAGATGTCGGCGGGCAGCGTTTCGTCGTGGTATTCCTTGGCCCGGTCGGGATCGAGGGATAGCTCGAACTGTTTGTTCCAGTCGAAGTTGTAGCGGGCGTGGGACATGGCATCATCGCGATCCCGTGCGCCGGGGCGATGGCGGGCAATGTCGGCGGCGTGGGCGGCGATCTTGTAGGCGATCAACCCCTGGCGCACGTCTTCGGCATTGGGCAGGCCCAGGTGTTCCTTGGGGGTGACGTAGCAGAGCATGGCGGCACCGCTCCAGCCCGCCAGGGCGGCACCAATGGCGGAGCTGATGTGGTCGTAGCCAGCGGCAATGTCCGTCACCAGGGGGCCGAGGACGTAGAAGGGCGCTTCGGAGCACTCTTCCATCTGCTTTTTGACGTTGTAGTCGATTTGATCCATGGGCACGTGGCCAGGGCCTTCTACCATCACCTGTACGTCGTGTTCCCAGGCGCGGCGGGTGAGTTGGCCGAGGGTTTTCAGTTCCGCCAGTTGCGCGGCATCGGTGGCATCGTGTAGACAACCGGGACGGAGGGAATCGCCCAGGCTAAAGCTCACGTCGTAGCGCTTGAAGATTTCGATGATGTCGTCGAAGTGCGTATACAGCGGGTTTTGCTTGTGGTGGTGCAGCATCCAGCGGGCCAGGATGCCGCCGCCGCGAGAGACGATGCCCGTGATCCGGTCGCGCACCAGGGGCAGGTGCTCAATCAAAATTCCGGCGTGGATGGTTTGATAATCCACCCCCTGCTGGGCGTGCTTTTCGATGATGTGGAGAAAGTCATCGGCGGTCAGGTTTTCGATAGTGCCGTGGACGCTCTCCAGAGCTTGGTAGACGGGCACGGTTCCAATCGGAATCGGTGAAGCGTTGATGATGGCGGTGCGGATGGCATCCAAATCGCCGCCCCCGGTGGACAAGTCCATCAGGGTATCGGCCCCGTATTTGACGGCGAGGTGCAGCTTGGCTACTTCTTCGTCAATGTTGGAGGAATTGGGCGACGCACCGATGTTGGCATTCACCTTACACTTCGAGGCAATGCCAATGGCCATCGGTTCCAAATTGGGATGGTTGATATTGGCGGGAATAATCATCCGCCCCCGCGCCACCTCATCACGAATCAGCTCTTCCGGCAGGTTTTCTCGCTGGGCCACGTAGGCCATTTCTTCGGTGATCATGCCCTGCCGCGCATAGTGCATTTGGGATACATTGGTATGACCCTGGCGCTTGGCAATCCATTCCGTTCTCATAGTGAACCTCTATAAACACGTAGCGCTAGAGGAGATGGCTACAACAGAAAAGGCTGAATCTCAACGCCGTACAGAAAACCTAAAGTGACGATTCAAAAGACAAGGATCAGGCCGTTACAGCCCAGAACTTATCTACCTTTGAACCCACGAAGAACCCTAGTCAATGACCAAGGATTCCACCATCGATGCCCAGCCCTAGGCCGGACGTTTTCTGCCATCGTCGTTGCGATCTAATGACCTCAAGCAACGCTTCCCTCCGCTGGTATCAACCAGGTCAGGTTCTGAGGGTATGATCTCAGTCCGAATAATCGGACACCCCTAGCTTGGGGCCATCATAGCACTGGTGGCTCGGTCTGTAGCAACGGGCCAGCAGCTTGCAACATTCCGACTCATTAAGCCTTGGGGATTGGGGGTTAGGGATCAGGGATTAGGGATTAGGGATTAGGGATTAGGGATTAAGGATTGGGGGGTGGGGCGTCGGGGGTGGGGAACCTGACGATTGGGGTGCGGCTGCATTCGGGTAAAGCTACTTAGGGCGAAGGAATGCGGGTGTTGCGCTCCCAGAAAACACCGTTGGCATAGCCCTGAATGGCGGGGTTGAGTTCTGCAAGGCTCAGCCGTTTTTCGGCCAAGCAGCAGTAGGTTAAATCTTGCTCAATGCCGACATATTGCCGCCCTAGCTTTTTGGCCACCACCGCCGTTGTGCCGCTGCCCAAAAAGGGATCTAGCACGACGTCGCCCGGTTGAGAGCTGGCTAGGATGAGTTTGGCGATCAGTTTCTCGGGTTTTTGGGTGGGGTGATCGGTATTTTCTGGCATCGACCAAAATGGAATCGTGATATCCGTCCAGAGGTTGGAGGGATGGGTGAGGCGATATTTATTTGGGCTATTTGGGGTATCTTGCCAGTCTTTAGGCTGTCCTTCCTGGGTGCGATAGGGGGCCATCACCTGACGTTTGATTTTGACCGCTTCAACATCAAAGAAGTAATTATTAGAAACAGTGCAAAACCAGATGTCTTCACTATTGTTTTTCCAGTTTCTTTGAGCTCCTCGGCCCTTTTCTCGTTCCCAGGTAATACGATTTCTGATTATAAAATACTGTGCTATGACTGGATAAATCAGAGTAGAGGTTAGCCAATCGGAACAGATATAAACCGAAGCAGTAGGTTTAAGTAATTGTTGAACTTGGCTAATCCATTGTTCTAGCCAGTCGGTGTAGGCTAGATTTTTACGTCGATGAAAGGCATTTCCATTAAAGTTTTTTGTGAGGTTATAGGGTGGATCGATGATGAGTAAATCCACAAATTTTTCTGGCAGATAGTCCAGCGCTTTGAAGACATCTTGCCAAATAATGCTATTGAGAATAGCGTCCGGCTTAACGGTTTGGTGAAGGGTCTGAAGTCGCTGCGAAAACTGTTGCTGTTCCGCCTCTGTTAGGTCTAACGTGCGATTGTGGGGAGATCGATCTTTCATAGGCTTTGGGCAAGAAATCAACAACAGGGCACGAAATAGCATTGCTCAGCATCCTACTAGAAGAGGCCGGGGCCGGGACACCAATCTGGCTGGCTGGGGTACCCAGGTTTCAGCGTCTTTGCTACTGTTAAATCGTGGCTAATCCATCAAATTGCGGCTCCATCTCGTCATGATGGTGGGTGCCGCGCAGCAACGCAGAGAGCCATGGATACCGTCCCCATCACCTACAGTGCGGCCCACACCCTGGTGCCCACCTACGAGTGTTTTAATCGCTGCACCTACTGCAACTTTCGGCAGGAGCCAGGTACGTCGGACTGGCTGGATCTGGCGGCGGTGCAGGATATGCTGCCCCATCTGCATCGGCGGGGCGTGGCGGAGGTGTTGGTGCTGAGTGGTGAGGTGGCCCCCCACAGCCCTCGGCGGCCCGATTGGTTTCGGCACATTTACCACATTTGCGAACTAGCCCTGGAGGCGGGCTTGCTGCCCCACACCAATGCCGGCCCCCTACACCGGGAGGAAATGGCTCAGTTGGCCCAGGTGAACGTGTCCATGGGGCTGATGGTGGAGCAAATGACGCCCAGCCTGCTTGATACAGTGCATCGCCACGCCCCCAGTAAGCGTCCGGCGGTGCGCCTGCAACAACTGGCCTGGGCGGGGGAATTGGGCATTCCCTTTACCACGGGCCTGCTGTTGGGGCTGGGCGAAACCGAAGCCGACTGGGCCGACTCGCTGCGGGCCATCGCCGAGGTGCACCAGCGCTATGGCCACATTCAGGAGGTGATTTTGCAGCCCCATCGCCCTGGGCAGCGGCAGTCGGTGAAGGGCATGGCTTTGGTGGGGGCGTCTCTGCTGCGGGCGGTGGTGCTGGCGCGAGAGCTGTTGCCGCCGGAGATTACCCTCCAAATTCCCCCCAATCTGGTGAGCCGGGACGACCTGCTGGCCTGTCTGGCGGCGGGGGCGCGAGACTTGGGCGGCCTCAGCCCCATCGACGAAGTAAACCCCGACTATGACCACCCCACCGCCGACCGCTTGCAGCATACCCTAGGGACAGACCGCTGGCAGTTGCAGCCCCGCTTGCCCCTCTATCCCCAGTACGATAACTGGCTCGCACCGCCCCTTCGGCCTCTGGTGCAGCACTGGCGACAACGCCTGAGCACCGCCCTCACCCCCAACCCCGTGGCCTAAACGCGCCCCAGCCCCGTTGTTCTAGCTTAGGATGCAGTGCCCCTCACCCGTGGCCCCGCCCTCTGTCGCGAAATCTAACAAACACCTGGATTTTTCCCGAAATGGCCCAAAACCTAGGCCATAATGGGCAGCAACATCTACCCCTCTCTGACCACCTGCGGAGGCGCATGGCAGATGTTATCGGCAAAAATGCGCCCCCTCTCTGTGCCAAAGTTCCATCCCTTATCCCTTCCTAAGCCATGCAAGTCACCTCTCTCTTGCGCCACAGCCTTTTGCTTCCGGCCACGGTGTTGCTCATCACCGGAACCAGCCTCCGCGCCCAGGCCCAACAGGTCTACTCCCCCATCCCCCTGCCCGCCTCGCGGGAAGTCACCGATACCCTCTCCAACCGCGACATCCCCACCGGGTTCGGCGGCTTTGCCAGAGACTACACGGTGCGCCTCGAAGCCGGGGATCAAGTGGCCATTGATGTGTCCTCAGACGAATTCGATACGATGGTGGCTCTCATGGGCGAAGACGGCTTCACCATCGGCGAAAATGACGACGGCCCCGACGGCACCACCAACTCCCTCCTCTTTGCCCGCATCACCCAATCGGGTACCTACACCGTTCGCATTCGCGCCTACGCCGGACAGGGATCGGGACAGTTTCGGCTCAAGGTAGCCCGCCTGCGCGAAGTGCCCTAGCCCTGTCCGCCCCGATGGTGAAGCGATTGCCGTTCCTCTCCCAGCAACGTCCCAGCGGGGAATCCTGGGCTGGGGCTAGCGGTGATGACGGTTCTGCCTGGGGCCAAATTCAGATTTTTGCCAAAACGATCTTGTCAGGGGTGACAATGACTTGCTATGTTATGTAGGCGCTGAAAAAACAGCCCAGCCGGGATAGCTCAGTTGGTAGAGCAGAGGACTGAAAATCCTCGTGTCGGCGGTTCAAGCCCGCCTCCTGGCATTGTTCTAATCTTTGGCTACAACCATCGGATTGGCACTATGACCGCAAGCTCCAACGACCTGCCTTTATCTGAAGGTTTGCCCTTGGAAGAGGCGGATGTTTGGGTCAGGGAAGATAGGCGGGCCTTAGGGCTAGCGTTGAGCAGCCCCGATGACTTTGGGGAAGATGAGCCAGAAAATTTTGAGGAACTCATCCTCGACGACGACATTGCTGACCGTCTAGAGGACGGTATTGCGGTGCATACCGAGAAGCGGGTCGGTCGTCAGCGTCGCATCCATGCCATTACAGATTTGCCCTTCACCGCCGATCAGCTCTGGCAAATCCTCACCGATTACGATAATCTGGCCAGCTTTATTCCCAATCTCACCCGCAGTCGTCGCCTTAGCCATCCCGATGGCGGGATTCGTCTAGAGCAGGTTGGCTCCCAGCGCTTTCTCAACGTGAGTTTTTGTGCCCGAGTCGTGCTCGATGCGGTAGAAACCTTTCCCCAGGAACTCACGTTTTCCCTGGTGGAGGGAGACTTTCGCCAGTTTGAGGGTAAGTGGAGGCTGGAGCCGCTGACGGGGGCGTCCCCTCGCACCCGCCTAAGCTATGACCTGCTGATTTGTCCCCCTCGGGCGATGCCCGCTGGCCTCATTGAGCGCCACATCCGTAAGGATCTGATTCGCAACCTGCACGCCATTGGTGAGCGGGCGGCGGTGTTGTTTGGGGCATCCTAGCCGCCAAGAATTCTGCGCACCCAGGGGATATAGGAATCCGATTAGGGAGGGCCAATCTGGGGAAGTCCATCAGGGAGATCCAATCAGGGAGATCCAATCAGGTGCTCAATGGCGGTGACGAGCTTCTGCATACTGAGGGGTTGTCCCAGGCAGAGGTTGGCCCCGGCTGCGAGGTAGTCGGCTGGGTCAGCGGCTTGGCCAGTGGTCAGGATAATGATGGTGCCCTGGCTTAGGGTTGGATCTTGGCGCAGGTGTTGGATCAGCGCTAGGCTGTCCATGCCGGGGATCTGGGTATCGATCAGCCACACCTGGGGCGGCTCGCGTTGGGCCAGGGCCAGGGCA contains:
- a CDS encoding DUF4058 family protein, whose translation is MPSPFPGMDPYLEHPELWPEFHNRLLVAIADSLGPSLRPKYRVAIEKRVYQEGPIDVQVGRPDALIFRGLSRAELPLMPSAQGQVLVEPIMVELPMPEEVTERFLEIREVGTGAVITTLEILSPSNKRSGKGRQLYEEKRLTILGSQTHLVEIDLIRAFGPLPLRGAVVTMLYRILVSRAEQRPLAALYGFNLADPIPSFPVPLQAEDPAIWVDLQSLVTEVYDRASYDLAIDYQQDPVPPLGANDATWAEDWLRQQGIRS
- a CDS encoding HNH endonuclease, with the translated sequence MTHDLTYYAKAFAKLRVDKARGTAPHKPILLLAVLDLFEKGKFSRNEIYLSPELTANFLKFWHQFVSSDHHSNIALPFFHLTGDRFWHLMPNPGFEATIQARVKIRTLPALRSAVKYAYLDDDLFAFLCDPTSRQELTTILIQAWFPDKGGEIAESLKYDEFEAIQQSLFDSGGATYNVDDLKDADQIFVRNAAFRRNVVKLYDQRCAFCKMRVVSWDGLNIVDGAHIQPFAEFRNDRFTNGLALCKNHHWAFDHGWFGVDDDYRILIPWDRFTEEAALEGREMANFRGERIFLPKEVIFLPNLENLEWHRKQWNIS
- the thiC gene encoding phosphomethylpyrimidine synthase → MRTEWIAKRQGHTNVSQMHYARQGMITEEMAYVAQRENLPEELIRDEVARGRMIIPANINHPNLEPMAIGIASKCKVNANIGASPNSSNIDEEVAKLHLAVKYGADTLMDLSTGGGDLDAIRTAIINASPIPIGTVPVYQALESVHGTIENLTADDFLHIIEKHAQQGVDYQTIHAGILIEHLPLVRDRITGIVSRGGGILARWMLHHHKQNPLYTHFDDIIEIFKRYDVSFSLGDSLRPGCLHDATDAAQLAELKTLGQLTRRAWEHDVQVMVEGPGHVPMDQIDYNVKKQMEECSEAPFYVLGPLVTDIAAGYDHISSAIGAALAGWSGAAMLCYVTPKEHLGLPNAEDVRQGLIAYKIAAHAADIARHRPGARDRDDAMSHARYNFDWNKQFELSLDPDRAKEYHDETLPADIYKTAEFCSMCGPKFCPMQTKVDADALTELEKFLAREAASV
- a CDS encoding SpoIID/LytB domain-containing protein, which produces MGKFDQHHGRFSGHRASWRQALPQRRRRWLGVASGLVGGITLSLGLGWGGAMQAAQNPVIQVGIVQRFGEELQDSLVIEALPGEQLTLRFETSGQPQTVTTTRVVVGVTPTALAEATLKERVVLSNHRSFESAEYSAHQWRERGIEPEIAQPGGWEIWANRAAYDSPLVRRLLVQNLRENGFNEVHLDSRVLSQIPRSYFEANGFRYHRDTLDLQSSGGTMRVIQAGETPVNRVYGGTLRLQPNTYGTYTLVNAVPMETYLRGVVPHEIGPGAPVPAIEAQAILARTYALRNLRRFEIDDYELCADTQCQVYRGLTGTAPVTDRAIVATSGQVLTYQNELVDALYSSTTGGVTAPFSDVWNGPDRPYLRSVVDSVTGAWDLTQRPLNNEENFRAFIGLNRGFNEETWRLFRWRNNSTLTEIAQELRTFLGRRQHPLAGLNRVTAVRVAERAASGRVQALEIETDIGVVRLEKDEIVRVLMAPRSLLFYVDPIYDTATAPTPSGPVLTGYSFVGGGWGHGVGLSQAGSYNLGNLGWSHSRILQFYYPGTTLQPFSDALILWRDPLTSSGAAPSP
- a CDS encoding transcriptional regulator, producing the protein MGKAGQALKQVLEDYSISQFALAVAMDVERNNVYRWVNEKRDPTAETVVEIVRALKTLNPEAAKTFADLYLGNET
- a CDS encoding viroplasmin family protein; its protein translation is MASKKYYAVLRGRKTGIFNSWKECEEQIQSFSGAVYKSFTSRYEAEVALGMIEQSVIVPIESEVIKWREKKKKIMPAEEVISDSICVDASCIGNPGIVEYRRVHTKTREVIFHKKPMQNGTNNLGEFLAIVHALAYLNKNGQNTPIYSDSETAMIWVINKKVKTTLQRDDQNTEIFDLVDRALNWLISNEYENLVLKWNTEKWGEIPADFGRK
- a CDS encoding PPC domain-containing protein is translated as MQVTSLLRHSLLLPATVLLITGTSLRAQAQQVYSPIPLPASREVTDTLSNRDIPTGFGGFARDYTVRLEAGDQVAIDVSSDEFDTMVALMGEDGFTIGENDDGPDGTTNSLLFARITQSGTYTVRIRAYAGQGSGQFRLKVARLREVP
- the cofG gene encoding 7,8-didemethyl-8-hydroxy-5-deazariboflavin synthase subunit CofG; protein product: MDTVPITYSAAHTLVPTYECFNRCTYCNFRQEPGTSDWLDLAAVQDMLPHLHRRGVAEVLVLSGEVAPHSPRRPDWFRHIYHICELALEAGLLPHTNAGPLHREEMAQLAQVNVSMGLMVEQMTPSLLDTVHRHAPSKRPAVRLQQLAWAGELGIPFTTGLLLGLGETEADWADSLRAIAEVHQRYGHIQEVILQPHRPGQRQSVKGMALVGASLLRAVVLARELLPPEITLQIPPNLVSRDDLLACLAAGARDLGGLSPIDEVNPDYDHPTADRLQHTLGTDRWQLQPRLPLYPQYDNWLAPPLRPLVQHWRQRLSTALTPNPVA
- a CDS encoding DNA-methyltransferase; this encodes MKDRSPHNRTLDLTEAEQQQFSQRLQTLHQTVKPDAILNSIIWQDVFKALDYLPEKFVDLLIIDPPYNLTKNFNGNAFHRRKNLAYTDWLEQWISQVQQLLKPTASVYICSDWLTSTLIYPVIAQYFIIRNRITWEREKGRGAQRNWKNNSEDIWFCTVSNNYFFDVEAVKIKRQVMAPYRTQEGQPKDWQDTPNSPNKYRLTHPSNLWTDITIPFWSMPENTDHPTQKPEKLIAKLILASSQPGDVVLDPFLGSGTTAVVAKKLGRQYVGIEQDLTYCCLAEKRLSLAELNPAIQGYANGVFWERNTRIPSP
- a CDS encoding SRPBCC family protein; this encodes MTASSNDLPLSEGLPLEEADVWVREDRRALGLALSSPDDFGEDEPENFEELILDDDIADRLEDGIAVHTEKRVGRQRRIHAITDLPFTADQLWQILTDYDNLASFIPNLTRSRRLSHPDGGIRLEQVGSQRFLNVSFCARVVLDAVETFPQELTFSLVEGDFRQFEGKWRLEPLTGASPRTRLSYDLLICPPRAMPAGLIERHIRKDLIRNLHAIGERAAVLFGAS